The Gallus gallus isolate bGalGal1 chromosome W, bGalGal1.mat.broiler.GRCg7b, whole genome shotgun sequence sequence aaggaatccctgttggtgcggtactgccgtctgtgcatcatttttgtggtaatcggtacctgctgctcttttactcgtAGTAACCCCACAACAGATGGATCTTttgacaggccaggcaaaacagatagctgcttaatgcAGTCTGTGcctacagcagctattccaaaggcccatcgataccccttaggatccttgaaatgcccccttctgaggtaatcgtATGCATgcagcccctgggccagtcacaataggatgcttttaccagtctttaccagtgaggcttatttcagcctccaacacagtcaattCTTGAGATCTctcagtcactccagaaatatggattGATTCTGTTCCTTCatgactcgagggcattagagtgcgctgtgcaccagtgtccaccagtgccttatatttctgtggttctgatgtgccaggccatcggatccacacagtccaataaactctattatccctttcccccctgtctgagggcagggcccctctattgGTTAACTGTAGTAACTGGAACATTTGCATTGGTGGTTGATCTGttttgtaattctctcacccgtgcttGTAGTACAGGAGTGGGTTTTTATGCTGCTTcttcatgtcttctccatgctCACGTAACTCCACAAGGCGGCACGCGACATAGATTTACTACTGTCATTTGCTTGAGCaggaaaatgtttacttttaatagctgagatttttgatgatactGGTGAGGAGGAGGGTTCATCACCTTTAGTTAGTTTGATCAGGGATATCTTTCCTTCATGGCTAATAACACTCGTCCCCAGAGGGTTACAACTCCAAAATAGAAAATGATGAACTTCATGAGAAACCATTAAGTTACAAAAAACATAATGACCTTTAATCCTTTATACAGCGCTCCtaaattaaagaacaaattCATAGCTGGGAGTtgctaaaagggaaaaaaaaaaacccttcagttCATTGTCCAGATTCTGGCAGACCGCCCAGCCTATAATCTAATCTGTGAAGGTCAAAGCTAGCTACAGCGCTCTGCAACTCTAACtttaagaaatcctttttttttcctttttttttttttcccctgctaaCAGTACAAGGTTCAGATTCGGTTTAgattgcccgcattctccaccaataactgtcacagagttatctagatctatctgtgtccgtgacagggggacagcaggctCACAGGCCCACTGTCCTgaaaaggagaggggagaggggggtgTTCATGGTTTACAGGCCGGTTCAGTCCGGTTCTGCGCACATGTTTAGATGCAAACATAAGTAGATTTTCTTTGGCAATTTATTAGTTAGAAAATCATTTCTTGCAATATAAACCAATACAAATGAGAATGAATAGCTGTTCAGAGGTACTGCcttctgacaaagaaaaaactTGAACTGTTAGTCTATCTAGCTGCTATTTCACTTGTAACTGTTtataatgatttttctttctctaaggcattttaaaagtttgttATCAGTTTAAACTTAGTTGTGTAGTCTTTTTccatcatatatatatatatatttaatgagtGAAGCTTTTCACTTAATTGTGCAAATTTAAATTCTGTGCTTAAAGGCATAAAGCAAAATTGTGTGGTTGAACATGCACATAAACATGAACAGTATTTTACCTTTTCAACTTTAACCGTTTTAGTTTCAGTAGTAATTTAGTTTTATTCTGTGAAGGTCCCTTATAATGAAAtgtatataaaaacagaaagactCGATCACGAACTAGAGTTTGAGTATGTGTTAAAGTTTCTTTGTAAAATTAGAACCAGCTTTGCAAGAGAATGCCTCTTAACTAAAAGAGTTTATTATTTCTATAATAATCTGTTACCGAAGTTAGGAATATGAACTGCAGGCTGACCTGCTTGATAAGCTTAAAGCATCGTGGAAGTGAAATTTGACAAAAGATACTGTGGAACTCTGGCAAGATGTTCATGTAGAATGAAGGTCTGTAGGAGGGACAAGCTACTGAAGGAATTATGCATCTTGTTTTTCATGGAGTTATGATTGCATCTTCAGCATTACTAATTTTGtatgctgtttttcattatttttcattattatttaagaCTGATTATGAGATTGTACTGGTGTGATTGCAATTTGTCTCTTTTGGAACTTAATCATATGTAGACTGCTCTGTGAGCTTTCGTTGTTCCTGGAGACATTTTTCTTTGGTCACTGTCACTAATCTAAGGATGGATGttgttttctgcaaatgttttttcattttttagctGTTGCTTTTAAACATGCTAATTCTGTATATTTTACTGCCAGTTAAATTTAGTGCAGTGTAACTAGTATTTAAtccataaatttatttttgaattagCTAACATTCTTGAAAATGTTAATTAGGCAACCTTCGAAATATCATGTTAGGAATGAGTATGTATATTGTAACAtgctaaaataaatatacatttattaCCAATATACTGTTGCAATGctcatattttttccacttgtatTCAAAACTGTTggttagttttattttatttttagggtgttttttttgttgttttgttgcttttttttttttaaactgagtaGAATAAAACTTGTGTAATGTTTTAGTGGTTTGAAATTGTGAACTATCTTTGATGACTGTTTATCTGAAGAACTGATACTCACCAGTGAAAATCTTTCCATGaaagttgcattaaaaaaactgcagaaatgcaaaaagtATATTTAATCTATTTTCAGCTTTAAGGAGTATTCCTTATATTGATTTTACCTTGGCATAtcatttttcttgtgctgtactaaaaagaaatgttagaaGAATATTGTTGCTGCCATATGTCTTTAAAAACAATTGAAGTCAAAGGTGCCTAGAAGTGAAATTTCCTTCAGGTGACAGAACAGGTTAGGGAAAACAAATGCCTTGAAGAATTTGTAAGccaccaccaatatttccaCTGGTTTCTCCCTCTTGGGGTAAGGGAATTATATTtactgtgctgcagagagcaatgaaTTAGCAAAGTCATAATACTGTCAGGTAACATTGCTCTTTGAGACCTGATTTAGGGTTTTAACAAATGAGTTTTGATGTTCATTGTTACAGCAGCTGAAATAGTTCTTTTGGCTTAAGCAAACAAGGTTTAGAAACTACTATTATGAAAGCAACTTTATGCAAAATGTTGAAAGTGTTTCACtaattttcagtgtattttttttttctttttccagtacAGAGTAGAATTTTGAGTATGTTCTTGTTTAATATTATGTTTCTATCTGTGTACAGAAAGCATAGAAACAATGTGGGACCAAGCAAACCTATTTCTCAGCCACGAAGAAACATTGTAGGCTGCAGAATACAGCATggctggaaggaaggaagcgGACCCATAACACAATGGAAGGGCACAGTTCTTGATCAAGTTCCTGTAAATCCTTCTCTCTATCTTATAAAGTATGATGGATTCGATTGTGTGTATGGACTAGAACTGCACAAAGATGAAAGAGTTTCAGCACTTGAAGTCCTTCCAGACAGAGTTGGTAAGTTTTTTTCCTATATATGTTGCCATTTAATAGTTAATGCTCTCCACTAATCTCTCCTGATTTTCCCCCAAGATAATATCAGAACATTTAGATTTTATTAAATCACTTTTTGTCACAttgcaaataatccaaattttCACACTGTAAAGTTCAAAGTTTACCCTAGTAATTACTTATTTCTAAATGGAATAAGatcttgtttttctgcagaggtCAGTAGCAGTCTCTAGAATGGGGTTAGGGAGGACCAAACTCAACACtttcattaataattttatAGAGCTGTTTTGTATTggcctctcttccttccttctccctcacAATACAAATATTGAAAATGCAGACATTATTCATTGCTATGGCCTATATTGATCTCTCTTTACCTTGTATTATGATATTTTGATGGACAGTGGTGATAAGAGTGTTAACATGTCAAAATAATTCTTAAAGTTCTGCAGATTTATTATCTTCAGCTCTCTGGAATGGACACTATTTGTTATGTACGTGAATTGACTAACTTCCAAACAAATTTATTTGTGAATTTGgataaagattatttttgatGAAGacttgcatttgtatttttcaatgAACTTACTTATGAACTGCTGTCATTTCAGCTTCATCTCGAATTAGTGATGCCCACCTGGCAGACACAATGATAGGCAAAGCTGTGGAACATATGTTTGAGACAGAGGATGGCTCAAAAGATGAATGGAGGGGGATGGTCTTGGCTCGAGCTCCTATTATGAACACATGGTTTTATATTACCTATGAGAAAGATCCTGTCTTGTACATGTACCAACTCTTAGATGATTATAAAGAAGGTGACCTTCGCATTATGCCTGATTCCAGTAAGTTGGCTggttacttttttcttctgaaaagtgGTATCTCTCTTTGTATTCTTGTTTGGCTTATGTTTTACTTATGGAAAAAGAGAGCTGACAAACAAGGGCCTTGATTGTTATTCccttttatacatatatatatatatattttaaatattgtacTCTCCCTTCACTTAATAAGCACTTCTCAGAGAGAcaattttgtctttaaaataaatttttaattagATAATTAGTGCTATgcaatcatagaaccatagaatagcttgagttggaagagaccttaatgaccatttagttccaacctccctgccatgaacagagatgccacccactagatcaggttgctcaggaccccatccaacctggtcttgaacacatccagggatgggacatccacaccttctctgggcagcctgttccagtgcctcaccaccctctagGTTAAGAATTTGTTCCTAACATCTGATCtacatctcccctcttctagtttaaaaccattctcccttctcctatcagtccatgtaaaaagttgctcCTGACatgtggaatcaaactctatcaccacaaagtagttataaaagcaggtatgttttaatcagCGCTGCGcatacaccctggtgcaagggggatagctccaCCTAGCTTGCACACTGTAGGGCAAAAGCTTGGTACAGATATAGGcagaactaatacataatcaatggTTTTCCCAGAATtcatatacatattcattacatttccgAGAACTCCTTAGCATATGGTCCCTCCCCCTTGCGCACGCATCATGAGCAGTGGGGGTCTCCTCCTGGTGGTGGTGGGATGAAGGCTCATCGTCTTACTTCCTGTAAACTTTCAACCCTGCGGGAGGGGTAGCCCCCAAACCAGTTCTAACTTGCTCTGTGGACATCTCATCACCTCCTTGCCCGGTGTCCTTGAGCTGTTCTCAAACCCTTATCTTTATGTCCTCCACCCCCTGCATTGTCCTAATCCCAGCTTGTTGCTATCCCATTCTTCTAGTGGCCTctgcatatttgcttctgtaaactATCTCTATCTTTTATCCTTAGTTTCTGCAGACCCTTTATTACTCTCCAATTTCCTAGTTTCTGTGAACCTTTTCTTACTCTTCACTCCCCTTCTTGCTTATAAGCcctcttcaagtactggaaggtcacaatgaggtctcccctctgGACCCGCTCTGACAGTTCcagtctttcttgtgctgggggcctcagacctgaatgcagtactccagatggggcctcacaggagtagagcagaggaagacaatcacctccctcgccctgctggccacccctcttttcaGCCCAAGGTACAGTTggccttctaggctgcaagTGTACACTGCTGACTTCTgtcaagcttttcatccaccagaacccccatgtccttctctgcagggctgctctccatgaattcttctcccagtttgtattcATTTCTGGGACTGTCCTGATCAGCTGCAGCACCTttcacttggccttgttgaacctcattctGTTCATGTGGGCCCAATTTTCAAGCttgtctaggtccctctgaatggcatcccttccttctgttgtatcaactgcatcactcagccTGGCATCATCTGAAAACTTGATGAGAGTGCACTTGATATTACTGTCCATTTCACCAACTCAGATGTTAAACAATATTGGTCCCAATACAGAACCCTGAGGGACGCCATTTGTAACCAGTGTCCACTTGGACATAGAGatgttgaccacaactctccaatttagagataaggatgaCATATAGGACCATTTTGAAGGCCTtacagaagtccaggtagataaCATCAGTTGGTCTTCCCTTGTCAAATGATGCCATCActtcatcacagaaggccaTCAGATTCACATAAgttgtccttggtgaagccatgctggctatTGCAGATCAACTCCTTGTCTTGTATGTGCTTTAACATTTCTTCCATGACCTTCTCAGgaacagaggtgaggctcactggtcTTTAGTTCTTtgggtcttcctttctacccttcttaaaaattcAAGTGAAGTTTCCCTTTTTCaagtcaccagggacttcacctgagaGCCATGACTtcaaatatagaatcatagaatcgctaaggttggaaaagacccacaggatcatccag is a genomic window containing:
- the SPIN1L gene encoding spindlin-W, with the translated sequence MKTPFGKSPAQRSRADAGHTRVSASMMKKRTSHKKHRNNVGPSKPISQPRRNIVGCRIQHGWKEGSGPITQWKGTVLDQVPVNPSLYLIKYDGFDCVYGLELHKDERVSALEVLPDRVASSRISDAHLADTMIGKAVEHMFETEDGSKDEWRGMVLARAPIMNTWFYITYEKDPVLYMYQLLDDYKEGDLRIMPDSNDSPPAEREPGEVVDSLVGKQVEYAKEDGSKRTGMVIHQVEAKPSVYFIKFDDDFHIYVYDLVKTS
- the SPIN1L gene encoding spindlin-W isoform X3, which encodes MMKKRTSHKKHRNNVGPSKPISQPRRNIVGCRIQHGWKEGSGPITQWKGTVLDQVPVNPSLYLIKYDGFDCVYGLELHKDERVSALEVLPDRVASSRISDAHLADTMIGKAVEHMFETEDGSKDEWRGMVLARAPIMNTWFYITYEKDPVLYMYQLLDDYKEGDLRIMPDSNDSPPAEREPGEVVDSLVGKQVEYAKEDGSKRTGMVIHQVEAKPSVYFIKFDDDFHIYVYDLVKTS
- the SPIN1L gene encoding spindlin-W isoform X1, which translates into the protein MLGLQQEGREKAGAHCHGAWWPTSCKPANVCRLATDQPTPPSAITASRVLGDSDRRGEGWCLFTGHTRVSASMMKKRTSHKKHRNNVGPSKPISQPRRNIVGCRIQHGWKEGSGPITQWKGTVLDQVPVNPSLYLIKYDGFDCVYGLELHKDERVSALEVLPDRVASSRISDAHLADTMIGKAVEHMFETEDGSKDEWRGMVLARAPIMNTWFYITYEKDPVLYMYQLLDDYKEGDLRIMPDSNDSPPAEREPGEVVDSLVGKQVEYAKEDGSKRTGMVIHQVEAKPSVYFIKFDDDFHIYVYDLVKTS